One Eurosta solidaginis isolate ZX-2024a chromosome 1, ASM4086904v1, whole genome shotgun sequence genomic window, TtctagagccataactcgacgaaaaatttggtgaacattaggccgggtcgatttgtggggaggcaaaaaaatcgccattgctctgtgaaaatcatattttagggatcaaaataagaaactttgccgaaggaaccatacctctaaaacgaattctggtgtcccccaatttgggtcgaacttttgggtagggacaaattttgaaaaatcccactttgacccatttagagtgctccaatcgagtccaaatgtatgaccgacccccactaactttggaggcccgacccaccgattcCAGTGGCAccccccctggaaccccctggaggttcaccatacaaacatttcaaaaaatcgccggttttgcactttacatgaaaaaatcagcacaaacatatccataccaactgaaaagaggtgcaccactgcgcatacgtaacattttattattacgtataaacaaataaaaaaatttgcaataaaataatttgaaatgtttgtatggtgaacccccaggggggttccagggggtgtgccactggcatcggtgggtcgggcctccaaagttagtgggggtcggtcatacatttggactcgattggagcactctaaatgggtcaaagtgggatttttcaaaatttgcccctacccaaaagttcgacccaaattgggggttaccagaattcgttttagtggtatggttccttcggcaaagtttcttattttgatccctagaatacgattttcacagagcaatgagcgatttttaaatcgacccgccctagtgaaCATGTATGCCtattaacaggaaatattttcagtaaaaatggactaaatcggttaaatcgccttcttttatataaagaattttgtaaaagtgcgtagatgcaggtaataagctatttcaaGTAAAAGTTGGCTTTTTAGttcaatggcacttgtgtgtttatgtttattgttctggtagcctctgtatcttttttgcttcttttaaactaaaattagttcagaatagaaccatatgtataagtattattgcgcagccttgtaacactattaagcacacaaaacaaacaacagcatttcaagtgtagagctggtatgtaatgttcggttccatccgaacttagacttccttacttgttttatttttgcttgacattcttctgcaaggTGAATTGGGTTGAATTCGTTTTACCATCCCCTTTAATAGATTAGCCTTAACCCCTACCATTCTTTTGCTGCCGTGTTGTGTATTGAACAAAATGCCGTCGCTTTATCTCTTTAGTAGTAAGTGGGTGCTTCCAACGTAACGGACATTCTTTGCTTGCACACTCTTTTGTGTATAAAATGTTGGCGTCCCTATAGAACTTTTAACAATTTcaacaaagtttttaaattttttgtttttaataatctttcaagtaatttttttttaataattaaagcCTCATAATCATTACGGATGTCGAAAAGATAATGCTGTTAATCATTTCTTCATTAGAATTAACAATTTTATCATTACAATGCGGTTGTTTTTAGAAATCTGTTCTAAGCTTTTCTTGGAAGGCGGTTATATATTCAATTTCTTTAGAATTATTCTTTTTGGCAAATTTAATGCTTGTTTCATAATTCTTTTCATCACCCAAACGCATATATGCTGCAGCTCGATATAGCCATgctcttaaatttttttcatccaatTTGTTTATGACATAGTCTGCATCGATTATTGCACGTTTAGAGTTTCGTAACCTTTAATTTAAAGTGCTTAAATTAACAAAGTATTCAAATACATTTGGTGATACTTACTTGAGATAGCATAATGCTCTGTTATTATAAAGTATGGGACTATCTTTAACATGCTCGATTGCTTTTGTGTACATTTGTATTGCCTTTTCATATTGCCCCTTGCGATAAGCCTCATTGCCAATACTGTGCAAAAATATAAGagtttatatgtgacccggtctatgaaaaggtggcttatgactaaaagaaaaaaaacagctgtttccaATTTcatttttgagtcataagccaccttttcatatatATTGCGTAAAATAGATAATATAtgcagtttttttgttttttttttttatgttgctaACCTGCGAAAGTTTTGTGCAATACGTTCGCGTTCTTGGCGCACTTTAGCACGTTCGGCAGCATCTTCTTCCATCTGCTGCATGAAGGTGTATTTGTCCATTTCTTGTCGACCATCTGGTTCGCTATGCGCTTTTTCATTCAACATTGCGCGGTTTAACAAAGTACGATCTTGACGCACACTTACAATGAAATTGTGCTCATCGATTTCTGGCGCACTACGAATTAGTATCagcttttagttaatttttttgcgTTTCGTGTCTCTTTAATAAACTTACGCATTTGGTTTTTTAGTAGCCTTTTCAGCATCCGTTTTATTAGCATTGGCCATATCATCCAAAATTTTCATGACCTGGTTCACCTTAGACTCAAAGGTTAGAAAATCCTCGTCAATGTCTCCTTGCGCCATAATTAATGTCTTGCTTTGCAAATTTTTAGTTTAAACTCTTGCTGTTttaattctttaaaaaaataaaacaatttttagaATGACAAGCCAAATTTATTCGTTATGCTTGTTGTCAAGGTGAATATTTTGATGGCAAATAAACATGTTATGCATAATTATTTAAAGTGATTGGTTGCTGTGGGCTATAAGCGCACGGTGGGTCGGTTTGATGCAATTAGTTGGGACCgtcatattttatgccgacttcgaaaagcatctgcaaagcagatgaattttcactaagaagtTTTTCATCGCTGAAATACATTCAGAGTGTTTACCAAATCGCTGCCACTggagcgaccccacttagaaaaactttctttttaattgaaaacacttttttctcaaaattttggtaacgttttacaagacgatgAACCACCTaacttttatcaaaaattatcaaaagtggtatcaaaaaacgtgcctcgagctccgtttttgaatccgaaagcgaaaatattataacgaattctggggaaattccgcttattccaaaccttctgctaacgttcgaattgctaaactgttgaataaataagttcattattcaataatgcaaaatggtctttattagactactttgaggtacttcacaataacacttatacttcacaaccaatagcgtattgaaatcaaactgattactgactactcagcttgcgctgcttatatactctccgttgcttcattcgcatatttctactaaagtcgaGACGTTTCCCTTTccagaactgctgtatctcctgcttggtaattgagctacatatatgtatacctatttgtagtttatgtgtctcttatagccatatgcacgtgtgggtgagtaactacttctgctGATGACTATATGTGTGTacgtgagttatctcttcgtcgccttatatatatttgtgatgattgatttgtttacgtacatacgagtgcctgcttagtatcagcttagagatgctaatattcgtcacaatataaatttttatttgtgtcaaaagatataagcaaaaaatcggttcaaattttcatgtggttgttgttttttttttgccagatttgttgtacacacacacacacacacaataatgcagaaaggtgttctgcgcgcatttagttttgatccccaaaccggtgtcggacccacccagggttattttttttaaatcgcggccgaaggccgccaacgcacaaAGGTGTTCTATGGAAAAAAAAAACGTATGGATCGGgtcccatatttcggaccctctcgggtcattttacggtttttttgtaaataactttcgacacggattcttaaaacggaggtcgagacgcgtcttctgataccacctttgataatgtttgataaaaattagggggtgcaccgtcttgtaaaacgttaccataaTTTTCGATGCTGTTTTGCCTAGGACGCGAACCAGGACCTTCGTTATAAGAGGCAGAGaaggctaccaccacaccacgacagCCGGTTAGGGTGGCGAATGCCATTGACTCTAATTATTGCTCGATTGACCAGATAAAGAATTTTAGAAACAGGATTCGGATTATTTACAAGCCCATCTATTTCTTTAAGCTTAAACACCGCCCTGTGTATCATGACAATTCTGCACATTAGACTTGCAAAACTACCGATGGTACTATCGATAGCATCGTTAGTTGACTTTTTAAGGACTATCAGCAGACATTTTTGCAAATTACCACTTCAGATTGCGAATTCAGAGCTTCGTGTTAGTAGGCTTTATAAGATTTATGAATTTATGGTGTGCATACGGGAAAAGACTGCAATCATATTGCGTCAATTATGTTCAGGCCACCGTACTTAGACACACTAAGCTGGAGCCATTCAGCCCATGATCACGGTACGATTAACAATCTCTAGATTTGCCATAAACGGCAAAAGCTGCGGTACCTCCTACAGGATAGACTTTCAGCCCGACGTTAGAGTTTAAGCGAAACCCGTTTctataatataaagatagaaatgaaataatgaatatgatttcttatggaaaattgtaaAAGGTGTCATAGTGCCAGAAACAtttcaagcttgtaaaatatatgaaaataaaaattggttatcgcctagcatagcttatagcgagcactctgccgtcagCCTTAAATCACGTACGGTTTTTTTCGCTGAAGAAAAGCCTCAGTTCTCTTCGAGGAAATTAGAGCGAGTTAAGGGTACGAGTACAATTAAATTCCAATAGGTGACATGCGGTCGTGGTTATCATCTACCTCGCTATCTATCAACTTAAGCGGACTCTGGTTACGAGCCCCCTCCAGTATCTTATGCTTCTCTTACTCACCCGTTTTGTCTCACGTGTCTTTCTTGTAGGGGGGCGTCTCTCTTTTTTCAGAGACAGCGCGACAATCCTCATCGTTACAATTGTTTTTCCCGGCTTGCAGGAAGCTTATTGTGTCCATTGCGATGATGTGATAGTGAGTGAGAAATGTGCTCTTCGCCCTCGGCAATCATCAGTTTTCTGTTTCATGAGCAGCTTCTGAATGGCAAACTTTTCTTGGGTCACTGCGTGAACTTTCTTCGATGCACATAGGAATTGTAGGTGCGCTCGAGGCCACTGGTGCTATGCTTACCCACCATTCAAGACTTTGTATTTAGGAAGACATCAATCAGTCGGGCAACTGTACCTTCTCCTGCAAGAGTCCAGACATTCCAGGTACATGTCATCAAAAAGTAGTTCCTGAAACGATCGCCGATCTAATCCGAGTCTAGTTAGGAGGAGTTTTAGAAGGAGTTTTTACGTAGCGGTCCCAAGCCCAGCTAGAACAATTAAAACTCTTGAATTTATTTGATGTTTCACGAGGAAACCAAagatcttcttgtagcgataaagataatctccggaggttttggggagtgttatcgatgttcatggtcctttgctAGATATAGATGCGGTACATACCATTaagctactagcccgaccatctagggtACGATTTAATAGGACCACACTAAACCTTCTAGGCAATCCCGCCGCTCACCCCCTATTCTATGGTGTAGCTATAAAGATTTATAGTTTCGCttagcaaccccttgaatcccattaaACTAAAGATAACATGAGATAGTAAACAAAACTCGATCACCGGTCTTTTTTGTAAAGCTGGCATCTTTATCAGATGTTGGTCGGGGTAGAAATGTCATGTACTGAATTTGCCAACAAACTATGACTACCTCAAAAGTGCACAATTTATTTTCCAAATGCAGTTTCAAAAACTGaacaatttttaatcaatttttccCTTCAATAGTTTGCACACCTCTGGGGTTTGTACGTCTGTTCGGCGTTGTTGGACAAGTGCTTGTCAAACCGCATTT contains:
- the LOC137251287 gene encoding tetratricopeptide repeat protein 12; this encodes MAQGDIDEDFLTFESKVNQVMKILDDMANANKTDAEKATKKPNAAPEIDEHNFIVSVRQDRTLLNRAMLNEKAHSEPDGRQEMDKYTFMQQMEEDAAERAKVRQERERIAQNFRSIGNEAYRKGQYEKAIQMYTKAIEHVKDSPILYNNRALCYLKLRNSKRAIIDADYVINKLDEKNLRAWLYRAAAYMRLGDEKNYETSIKFAKKNNSKEIEYITAFQEKLRTDF